The following proteins are co-located in the Natator depressus isolate rNatDep1 chromosome 4, rNatDep2.hap1, whole genome shotgun sequence genome:
- the SLC34A2 gene encoding sodium-dependent phosphate transport protein 2B isoform X2, whose protein sequence is MPRTQVSTDTLPVQIMAPWPELENSQPNNYTEDSSKQDKAMSEKDGENHKDNVQSKGGLQPAHSNISLIDEPEQEDPWSMPELQDTGVKWADLDNKGKIICVLTGIAKFIVLLGLLYFFVCSLDILSSAFQLVGGKAAGDIFRDGSVLSNPVAGLVIGVLVTVMVQSSSTSSSIIVSMVSSTLLSVKSAIPIIMGANIGTSVTNTIVALMQAGDRNEFRRAFAGATVHDFFNWLSVFVLLPLEVVSGYLYRLTNVIVESFNLESGEDAPELLKVITDPFTKLIIQLDKSVINAIATNEEGAKNKSLVKTWCKTKTNVTMQNVTIPVSENCTSPDLCWTDGNLTWTIKNVSDTENIKKCQHLFAGTNLADLAVGLILLAGSLIILCICLVLIVKLLNSVLKGQVATVIKKTLNTDFPYPFSWVTGYLAMLVGAGMTFIVQSSSVFTSAITPLVGIGIVSIERAYPLTLGSNIGTTTTAILAALASPGSTLRYSLQIALCHFFFNISGIILWYPIPFTRVPIRLAKSLGNITAKYRWFAVFYLILCFFLIPLAVFGLSVAGWQVLLGVCGPILLALIVVIVINVLQSKRPNILPTKLQNWDFLPRWLHSLKPWDNVITSALSFCGRYCFCNKCCKCCKDKTEDELARDKQGKAMAVYDNTVELADEENCVTKTEPAVGDEKTYSDNTAF, encoded by the exons ATCATGGCTCCTTGGCCTGAGTTGGAAAACTCTCAACCCAATAACTATACTGAAGACTCCTCCAAGCAAGACAAGGCCATGTctgaaaaagatggagaaaatcaCAAAG ACAATGTTCAAAGTAAAGGTGGACTTCAGCCTGCACATTCCAACATTTCCTTGATAGATGAGCCAGAGCAAGAAGACCCTTGGAGTATGCCAGAGCTTCAGGACACTGGGGTCAAGTGGGCAG ACCTGGATAACAAAGGAAAAATCATCTGTGTACTCACAGGGATAGCGAAGTTTATTGTCTTGCTTGGACTACTCTACTTCTTTGTGTGCTCCTTGGATATACTGAGCTCTGCCTTCCAGTTGGTAGGAG GTAAAGCAGCAGGGGACATTTTTCGAGATGGTTCTGTGCTGTCAAATCCTGTTGCTGGTCTGGTGATTGGAGTTCTGGTGACAGTCATGGTGCAGAGCTCTAGCACTTCCTCATCCATTATAGTCAGCATGGTGTCTTCTACAT TGTTGAGTGTAAAATCTGCTATTCCTATCATAATGGGGGCAAACATTGGTACCTCCGTCACAAACACAATTGTGGCGCTCATGCAAGCTGGAGACAGGAATGAATTTAGAAG GGCCTTTGCTGGAGCTACAGTCCATGATTTCTTTAACTGGCTCTCAGTGTTCGTGTTGTTGCCCCTTGAAGTAGTGTCTGGTTATCTTTATCGTCTTACTAATGTTATAGTTGAATCCTTTAATCTCGAGAGTGGCGAAGATGCCCCTGAGCTGCTAAAAGTCATCACAGATCCTTTTACAAAGCTTATCATCCAG CTTGATAAATCAGTAATAAATGCAATTGCTACAAATGAGGAAGGAGCaaaaaacaaatccctggtaaAGACTTGGTGCAAAACTAAAACAAATGTG ACTATGCAGAATGTCACCATTCCGGTCTCAGAAAACTGTACATCCCCTGACCTTTGCTGGACTGACGGAAACTTGACATGGACCATCAAAAATGTGTCTGacacagaaaatattaaaaaat gCCAGCATCTCTTTGCAGGAACAAATCTTGCTGATCTTGCTGTCGGTCTCATCCTGCTTGCAGGGTCTTTGATAATTTTGTGCATCTGTTTGGTGCTGATAGTTAAGTTACTGAATTCTGTGCTTAAAGGACAAGTGGCCACAGTTATCAAGAAGACGCTCAATACCG atttccCATATCCTTTTTCTTGGGTAACCGGATACCTGGCAATGCTTGTTGGAGCTGGTATGACGTTCATTGTTCAAAGCAGTTCTGTTTTCACATCTGCTATTACGCCACTTGTTG GTATTGGTATTGTAAGCATCGAGCGAGCTTACCCCCTTACGTTGGGGTCTAACATTGGTACGACCACGACGGCTATACTTGCTGCTTTAGCAAGTCCAGGCAGTACATTAAGATATTCATTACAG ATTGCTTTGTGTCacttttttttcaatatttccgGGATTATTCTGTGGTACCCAATACCTTTCACCCGAGTACCAATCCGCCTCGCAAAGAGCTTGGGGAACATAACAGCCAAGTACAGATGGTTTGCTGTTTTTTATCTAATCCTCTGCTTCTTCCTGATCCCGTTGGCTGTGTTTGGTTTGTCGGTAGCTGGCTGGCAGGTCCTTCTGGGTGTTTGTGGTCCCATCCTACTCGCTTTGATTGTGGTGATTGTGATTAATGTTCTGCAGTCCAAACGGCCAAATATACTGCCTACAAAGCTCCAAAACTGGGATTTCCTTCCCAGGTGGTTACACTCCTTGAAGCCATGGGATAATGTGATAACTTCTGCACTCTCCTTCTGTGGGAGATACTGCTTCTGCAACAAGTGCTGCAAATGCTGCAAAGACAAGACGGAAGATGAGCTGGCCAGAGACAAGCAGGGAAAGGCTATGGCAGTTTATGATAACACAGTTGAATTGGCTGATGAAGAAAATTGTGTTACAAAGACAGAACCAGCAGTTGGTGATGAGAAAACCTACTCAGACAACACAGCCTTCTAG
- the SLC34A2 gene encoding sodium-dependent phosphate transport protein 2B isoform X1, with protein sequence MDIRRTFISGSSIRSIMAPWPELENSQPNNYTEDSSKQDKAMSEKDGENHKDNVQSKGGLQPAHSNISLIDEPEQEDPWSMPELQDTGVKWADLDNKGKIICVLTGIAKFIVLLGLLYFFVCSLDILSSAFQLVGGKAAGDIFRDGSVLSNPVAGLVIGVLVTVMVQSSSTSSSIIVSMVSSTLLSVKSAIPIIMGANIGTSVTNTIVALMQAGDRNEFRRAFAGATVHDFFNWLSVFVLLPLEVVSGYLYRLTNVIVESFNLESGEDAPELLKVITDPFTKLIIQLDKSVINAIATNEEGAKNKSLVKTWCKTKTNVTMQNVTIPVSENCTSPDLCWTDGNLTWTIKNVSDTENIKKCQHLFAGTNLADLAVGLILLAGSLIILCICLVLIVKLLNSVLKGQVATVIKKTLNTDFPYPFSWVTGYLAMLVGAGMTFIVQSSSVFTSAITPLVGIGIVSIERAYPLTLGSNIGTTTTAILAALASPGSTLRYSLQIALCHFFFNISGIILWYPIPFTRVPIRLAKSLGNITAKYRWFAVFYLILCFFLIPLAVFGLSVAGWQVLLGVCGPILLALIVVIVINVLQSKRPNILPTKLQNWDFLPRWLHSLKPWDNVITSALSFCGRYCFCNKCCKCCKDKTEDELARDKQGKAMAVYDNTVELADEENCVTKTEPAVGDEKTYSDNTAF encoded by the exons ATCATGGCTCCTTGGCCTGAGTTGGAAAACTCTCAACCCAATAACTATACTGAAGACTCCTCCAAGCAAGACAAGGCCATGTctgaaaaagatggagaaaatcaCAAAG ACAATGTTCAAAGTAAAGGTGGACTTCAGCCTGCACATTCCAACATTTCCTTGATAGATGAGCCAGAGCAAGAAGACCCTTGGAGTATGCCAGAGCTTCAGGACACTGGGGTCAAGTGGGCAG ACCTGGATAACAAAGGAAAAATCATCTGTGTACTCACAGGGATAGCGAAGTTTATTGTCTTGCTTGGACTACTCTACTTCTTTGTGTGCTCCTTGGATATACTGAGCTCTGCCTTCCAGTTGGTAGGAG GTAAAGCAGCAGGGGACATTTTTCGAGATGGTTCTGTGCTGTCAAATCCTGTTGCTGGTCTGGTGATTGGAGTTCTGGTGACAGTCATGGTGCAGAGCTCTAGCACTTCCTCATCCATTATAGTCAGCATGGTGTCTTCTACAT TGTTGAGTGTAAAATCTGCTATTCCTATCATAATGGGGGCAAACATTGGTACCTCCGTCACAAACACAATTGTGGCGCTCATGCAAGCTGGAGACAGGAATGAATTTAGAAG GGCCTTTGCTGGAGCTACAGTCCATGATTTCTTTAACTGGCTCTCAGTGTTCGTGTTGTTGCCCCTTGAAGTAGTGTCTGGTTATCTTTATCGTCTTACTAATGTTATAGTTGAATCCTTTAATCTCGAGAGTGGCGAAGATGCCCCTGAGCTGCTAAAAGTCATCACAGATCCTTTTACAAAGCTTATCATCCAG CTTGATAAATCAGTAATAAATGCAATTGCTACAAATGAGGAAGGAGCaaaaaacaaatccctggtaaAGACTTGGTGCAAAACTAAAACAAATGTG ACTATGCAGAATGTCACCATTCCGGTCTCAGAAAACTGTACATCCCCTGACCTTTGCTGGACTGACGGAAACTTGACATGGACCATCAAAAATGTGTCTGacacagaaaatattaaaaaat gCCAGCATCTCTTTGCAGGAACAAATCTTGCTGATCTTGCTGTCGGTCTCATCCTGCTTGCAGGGTCTTTGATAATTTTGTGCATCTGTTTGGTGCTGATAGTTAAGTTACTGAATTCTGTGCTTAAAGGACAAGTGGCCACAGTTATCAAGAAGACGCTCAATACCG atttccCATATCCTTTTTCTTGGGTAACCGGATACCTGGCAATGCTTGTTGGAGCTGGTATGACGTTCATTGTTCAAAGCAGTTCTGTTTTCACATCTGCTATTACGCCACTTGTTG GTATTGGTATTGTAAGCATCGAGCGAGCTTACCCCCTTACGTTGGGGTCTAACATTGGTACGACCACGACGGCTATACTTGCTGCTTTAGCAAGTCCAGGCAGTACATTAAGATATTCATTACAG ATTGCTTTGTGTCacttttttttcaatatttccgGGATTATTCTGTGGTACCCAATACCTTTCACCCGAGTACCAATCCGCCTCGCAAAGAGCTTGGGGAACATAACAGCCAAGTACAGATGGTTTGCTGTTTTTTATCTAATCCTCTGCTTCTTCCTGATCCCGTTGGCTGTGTTTGGTTTGTCGGTAGCTGGCTGGCAGGTCCTTCTGGGTGTTTGTGGTCCCATCCTACTCGCTTTGATTGTGGTGATTGTGATTAATGTTCTGCAGTCCAAACGGCCAAATATACTGCCTACAAAGCTCCAAAACTGGGATTTCCTTCCCAGGTGGTTACACTCCTTGAAGCCATGGGATAATGTGATAACTTCTGCACTCTCCTTCTGTGGGAGATACTGCTTCTGCAACAAGTGCTGCAAATGCTGCAAAGACAAGACGGAAGATGAGCTGGCCAGAGACAAGCAGGGAAAGGCTATGGCAGTTTATGATAACACAGTTGAATTGGCTGATGAAGAAAATTGTGTTACAAAGACAGAACCAGCAGTTGGTGATGAGAAAACCTACTCAGACAACACAGCCTTCTAG
- the SLC34A2 gene encoding sodium-dependent phosphate transport protein 2B isoform X3: MAPWPELENSQPNNYTEDSSKQDKAMSEKDGENHKDNVQSKGGLQPAHSNISLIDEPEQEDPWSMPELQDTGVKWADLDNKGKIICVLTGIAKFIVLLGLLYFFVCSLDILSSAFQLVGGKAAGDIFRDGSVLSNPVAGLVIGVLVTVMVQSSSTSSSIIVSMVSSTLLSVKSAIPIIMGANIGTSVTNTIVALMQAGDRNEFRRAFAGATVHDFFNWLSVFVLLPLEVVSGYLYRLTNVIVESFNLESGEDAPELLKVITDPFTKLIIQLDKSVINAIATNEEGAKNKSLVKTWCKTKTNVTMQNVTIPVSENCTSPDLCWTDGNLTWTIKNVSDTENIKKCQHLFAGTNLADLAVGLILLAGSLIILCICLVLIVKLLNSVLKGQVATVIKKTLNTDFPYPFSWVTGYLAMLVGAGMTFIVQSSSVFTSAITPLVGIGIVSIERAYPLTLGSNIGTTTTAILAALASPGSTLRYSLQIALCHFFFNISGIILWYPIPFTRVPIRLAKSLGNITAKYRWFAVFYLILCFFLIPLAVFGLSVAGWQVLLGVCGPILLALIVVIVINVLQSKRPNILPTKLQNWDFLPRWLHSLKPWDNVITSALSFCGRYCFCNKCCKCCKDKTEDELARDKQGKAMAVYDNTVELADEENCVTKTEPAVGDEKTYSDNTAF; encoded by the exons ATGGCTCCTTGGCCTGAGTTGGAAAACTCTCAACCCAATAACTATACTGAAGACTCCTCCAAGCAAGACAAGGCCATGTctgaaaaagatggagaaaatcaCAAAG ACAATGTTCAAAGTAAAGGTGGACTTCAGCCTGCACATTCCAACATTTCCTTGATAGATGAGCCAGAGCAAGAAGACCCTTGGAGTATGCCAGAGCTTCAGGACACTGGGGTCAAGTGGGCAG ACCTGGATAACAAAGGAAAAATCATCTGTGTACTCACAGGGATAGCGAAGTTTATTGTCTTGCTTGGACTACTCTACTTCTTTGTGTGCTCCTTGGATATACTGAGCTCTGCCTTCCAGTTGGTAGGAG GTAAAGCAGCAGGGGACATTTTTCGAGATGGTTCTGTGCTGTCAAATCCTGTTGCTGGTCTGGTGATTGGAGTTCTGGTGACAGTCATGGTGCAGAGCTCTAGCACTTCCTCATCCATTATAGTCAGCATGGTGTCTTCTACAT TGTTGAGTGTAAAATCTGCTATTCCTATCATAATGGGGGCAAACATTGGTACCTCCGTCACAAACACAATTGTGGCGCTCATGCAAGCTGGAGACAGGAATGAATTTAGAAG GGCCTTTGCTGGAGCTACAGTCCATGATTTCTTTAACTGGCTCTCAGTGTTCGTGTTGTTGCCCCTTGAAGTAGTGTCTGGTTATCTTTATCGTCTTACTAATGTTATAGTTGAATCCTTTAATCTCGAGAGTGGCGAAGATGCCCCTGAGCTGCTAAAAGTCATCACAGATCCTTTTACAAAGCTTATCATCCAG CTTGATAAATCAGTAATAAATGCAATTGCTACAAATGAGGAAGGAGCaaaaaacaaatccctggtaaAGACTTGGTGCAAAACTAAAACAAATGTG ACTATGCAGAATGTCACCATTCCGGTCTCAGAAAACTGTACATCCCCTGACCTTTGCTGGACTGACGGAAACTTGACATGGACCATCAAAAATGTGTCTGacacagaaaatattaaaaaat gCCAGCATCTCTTTGCAGGAACAAATCTTGCTGATCTTGCTGTCGGTCTCATCCTGCTTGCAGGGTCTTTGATAATTTTGTGCATCTGTTTGGTGCTGATAGTTAAGTTACTGAATTCTGTGCTTAAAGGACAAGTGGCCACAGTTATCAAGAAGACGCTCAATACCG atttccCATATCCTTTTTCTTGGGTAACCGGATACCTGGCAATGCTTGTTGGAGCTGGTATGACGTTCATTGTTCAAAGCAGTTCTGTTTTCACATCTGCTATTACGCCACTTGTTG GTATTGGTATTGTAAGCATCGAGCGAGCTTACCCCCTTACGTTGGGGTCTAACATTGGTACGACCACGACGGCTATACTTGCTGCTTTAGCAAGTCCAGGCAGTACATTAAGATATTCATTACAG ATTGCTTTGTGTCacttttttttcaatatttccgGGATTATTCTGTGGTACCCAATACCTTTCACCCGAGTACCAATCCGCCTCGCAAAGAGCTTGGGGAACATAACAGCCAAGTACAGATGGTTTGCTGTTTTTTATCTAATCCTCTGCTTCTTCCTGATCCCGTTGGCTGTGTTTGGTTTGTCGGTAGCTGGCTGGCAGGTCCTTCTGGGTGTTTGTGGTCCCATCCTACTCGCTTTGATTGTGGTGATTGTGATTAATGTTCTGCAGTCCAAACGGCCAAATATACTGCCTACAAAGCTCCAAAACTGGGATTTCCTTCCCAGGTGGTTACACTCCTTGAAGCCATGGGATAATGTGATAACTTCTGCACTCTCCTTCTGTGGGAGATACTGCTTCTGCAACAAGTGCTGCAAATGCTGCAAAGACAAGACGGAAGATGAGCTGGCCAGAGACAAGCAGGGAAAGGCTATGGCAGTTTATGATAACACAGTTGAATTGGCTGATGAAGAAAATTGTGTTACAAAGACAGAACCAGCAGTTGGTGATGAGAAAACCTACTCAGACAACACAGCCTTCTAG